ACGCCCGACATCGCAGTGCCGAGACCGACCGAGAAGAAGTACAGCGCCATCATCTGCGCCCGAAACGCTTCTGGCGCAAGCTTTGTCGTGACCGACAAGCCGATCGGCGACAGCAGCAACTCGGAAATGGCGAACACCGCCATGATCCCGACCACCAGCAGGGCAGGCACCGCCCGTCCAGTCGTGGCCGCCATCGGCAGGAACAACAGGAACGCCAAGCCCATGCCGATCACGCCGTAGGCGAACTTGCGCGGTGTGGTGGGTGCACGGGTGCCGAGTCGCGTCCACATGGTCGCGAACACCGGTGAGAGCAGGATGATCCACACCGGCTCGATCGAGCCGATCCAGCTGGACGGAGCGATCCAGCCGAAGATCGACCAGTTCATCCGCTCGTCCGAGTAGACCGCGAGCACGGTGAAAATCTGCTGGAACAAAGACCAGAACACCGCGTTGGCGATGAACAGCGGAATGAACGCCCGGATCCTGGTCCGCTCGATCGGCACCACCTTCGAGCTCGTGAGCATCACGATGAAGTACACGGCCGACGCCGCGACGATCACGCCCGTCGTCACGTGCGACAGATTGGCCAACTCGACCAGGCCGGTGGCGAACGCCACCACAATCACCACAACCGTCAGGACGCCGATACCCGCGACCCAGCCAATGGAGCTGCGGGGCAACGGGTTCGGCACAACGCGGCCGTGGTCGCCGAGGTTGCGCCGGAAGACGACGTACTGCGTCAGCCCGAGGGCCATTCCGACGGCGGCGGCGCCGAAGCCCCAATGGAATCCCATCCGGGTCTGGAGGAGTCCAGTGATGAGCGGTCCGATGAACGCACCGAGATTGATGCCGAGATAGAACAGCGTGAAACCGCCGTCGCAGCGCGGGTCACCCTTCTCGTAGAGGGTGCCCAAAAGCGACGACGCGTTGGCCTTCAAGGCGCCGGAGCCCAGCGCCACCAACACCAGACCCACCGCGACACCGGCAAGATCAGGTATCACCGCAAGCGCGATGTGGCCGCACATCACCAC
The nucleotide sequence above comes from Mycolicibacterium moriokaense. Encoded proteins:
- a CDS encoding peptide MFS transporter, with the protein product MATAEHAAGQIDGGPAGRMVFGHPIGLANLFGVELWERFSFYGMLTILGYYLYYSLTDGGLELPKTTATGIVGAYGGLVYLSTVLGGWIADRVLGMERTVLYGGVVVMCGHIALAVIPDLAGVAVGLVLVALGSGALKANASSLLGTLYEKGDPRCDGGFTLFYLGINLGAFIGPLITGLLQTRMGFHWGFGAAAVGMALGLTQYVVFRRNLGDHGRVVPNPLPRSSIGWVAGIGVLTVVVIVVAFATGLVELANLSHVTTGVIVAASAVYFIVMLTSSKVVPIERTRIRAFIPLFIANAVFWSLFQQIFTVLAVYSDERMNWSIFGWIAPSSWIGSIEPVWIILLSPVFATMWTRLGTRAPTTPRKFAYGVIGMGLAFLLFLPMAATTGRAVPALLVVGIMAVFAISELLLSPIGLSVTTKLAPEAFRAQMMALYFFSVGLGTAMSGVLSRYYDPAREFAYFGILGGVAIAAGVVVFALSSWISRLMEGVH